The Vicia villosa cultivar HV-30 ecotype Madison, WI unplaced genomic scaffold, Vvil1.0 ctg.000182F_1_1, whole genome shotgun sequence DNA segment aaaatatttaaagaaatcagtatcatatagcttgattttgattcagtTGTTAAAACTTCTAGATAACTTTCAAttcgtcatgttttaaacaagtttctaGATGTTTATaacatgctttcaagtccctATCAGATAATGACCTAAgtctttcaatactaaacaagaatccagaaatatttttatatgtgctATATTGCTAAAATCTTTTATCAAGTgagtcaattgtttgatctacaatatataagaaatagtgattttgaaaagactcttcagcagactctagattcagttgtgtgggttTAGATAAATTTTCATCAGTGTTATTTTCTACGAATTtgacgtttttgaataaacacatattcaatctccatttcattctcaatcttttcaGTACTAGCCTTAACATTTACAAATCTatattctcttttaatatatatagatgttaaaaaaaaaatttttggtgcccctaagattatggggccctgggctcccgccccgcgagcccatgctcagggccacccctgtgACGACACTGATACCCTTTTTCTGAAAGGTGTCAGTGCTACAAAGATCCCGATGCAGTTACAAACCTGACACAGAGAGATAAAGTTGTTGAAGGTAATGGAGAATAAGAATTTCAGGACAATTATTATGATGAgtaataaaaaagaataatttaATTACTAGGAACATGCTAAGGTTATATCTACTGAATCTGAATAGAGGAAATCATCAAAAGAAACAGAATTTGGGATTCATTGAGATTTCAGTTAAGTTAATTTAAGCTAAACCCtcaaagtctttttttttttgcaaataacACTACGCACTAagacattaaaaaattataaacaatgaAACATTGGCATCTTATATAAAAGAATTTATTCATAATGCAAAAATCCATATTTTTAAGGAATGCTTTCACTATAATACAAGAGGCCATCTCAAATTATTGTTGGATATAATTGTTATAATAATTTAAAGACTATGTTCACGAAAAATAATGTTAAATCATAGATAATATGATAAAGTTTTCTGATTTTTGAATTTGTTAGAGGTTAGGTACGAATTTAAGCTACGGATtagttacaatttttttaatgggCTCAAGTATATTCTTGAACTTAGCCACGTGGCAAGATACGCCAACATCTTGTCACGCTGGCACTGTCACATGGCATGCCACATCAGCTTCTATTAATAGACGTTGATAGGAGGATCAAAAGTGTGGACGAAAAATTTTAAGAGGATCATTCTTTGAAAGAAATATTTTGAAGGAGTAAAAACGAAATTGACTATATTTAAAGggaacaaaaacatatttaaccctatatacAATAGATCAAACAATCACTTCATTTAAAAGTAtatttgaacaatttaaaatatataacgatatttttggttttttatttagtATTGAGATGTTAAAATCCATTGAAGTTGAAAATTTAAAAGACAGGTGTTTTAACCTAAACGATCATTAAAACATAATGACAAAACCGATATTGatagattaaatttatttatgtaactacaagttttaaaagaaattataaaagtagaaataatacaccaattaacatatcatactaaattataatcctacaatTTCTTCCCCCTAAAATTTTCCCACCAAAATCTatcataaataatcaattaatttattaacactaattagtattaaatattaaatgtaaaatatattaaataaaataaaccctaaaaaaactaaCCAGTCACCACATTTCATTGATCAATTAACTACCTCCtccaaaatttatcaaaaaaaaaggTGAACACTCCGGTACCCTTGAGTTTAGTTGGGTACCGGTACCCTCATCCAATCAAATAGTAGAACTCAATGCCAcatcacttatttattttattttatttttaaataaattaaaattaaaatacaatttacaCTAAAGGTACTGGTACCCAACTTAAACTCatgggtaccaaagaatttaccaaaaaaattatactatttaGTTAATAAATAACATTTTAGTTGATTTAATTGAATAACACTAATtacaattaatattaaatataataaataaaataaaccctctatcattattaattataatcatttaataataattaaataaaaatagtattatATCCCACTAACTCATTATTATTTatccataaaaaatataaaaactattAACTCTATTAGTTAAAACTTCCCACTAACTCAATTCACGATCAAACCTCCATTTATATTAATTACTATTAATGATTTAAGAAAatgttattaaattaaaatatttagcaTGTTCTCCACACTCCATAAAAGTGAAATAAATCCTCTGCAAAATGAAATAAATCCAACATTGGTCAGCAAAATTATCGAGTTATGCAGGGAGGGTTCACTTAGTTAAAAGCATATCCTTTGCAATTGCAAATTATTAGCTCATGGTTGTTCCTCTTCCGAAAATGGTTATTAAGAAAATCAATGCAATCTGTAGAACTTATATCTGGACAGGTGCTGATGTGAGTAGCAGGAAAAGCCCTGTATCATGGGATAATGTTTGCAAACCGATTAAACAAGGAGGGCTTGGGCTTGTCGACCTAGAAACTTGTAATACGTGTGCCTTGATTAAGCTCCAATGGAATTTATGTAACAAAAGAGATAACCTATGGATAAAATGGGTGAATTCATACTACTTAAAGGATGGCGACATTAAGGAGGCCATGATAAAAACTGATAGCACTTGGATCCTTCGGAAAATTCAGGAGCAGAGAGATTACATTGAGACTCATCATAATACTTGGGACGATTTGAATGCAAAACAGGTTTCTGAGGTGCATGAGGTCTACTTGTCTTTGAACCACTCTCCAATTGTTAACTGGCATAAGCTTCGGCTGAGAAATCCAGCAAGACCGAGGGCTAGTTTCATTCTTTGGCGTGCGTGTCACGAGCGTCTTGCGACTAAGGACCGACTTTTGAAGTTTGGCATGATAAATAATTCTGACTGTATCTTTTGTCGAAAGGAAGAGACTAATGGGCATGTTTTGTTTGATTGCGAGGAGCTACGATTTATTTGGGTAACAATTATACAGTGGATCAATATTAGTCATGTCCAAATGAATTTGCAGCAAGAAATCAATTGGTGTATCACTCATGGCACAAAAAAGGGTGGAGAGCAATTATGTTGAAATTAGCTTTTGCAGAGAGTGTTTATGGCATTTGGTCCTATAGGAATACTATTTCTCATGGCGGAAAAGCGGATCGTATGTTCATTCAAGAGATAAAGAACAAAATTGTGTATCGGGGTTGGGGATGTAAATCTATCAAGCCTAATATAAGTAGTCTTATGATAAATTAGCTTCTCTTCTTGTAAAATTGGTTTATATGCCAGCTGGATCTTAGGATCGCTTTGTACTTATCTTTTCTTAGTTAATAAAATcctttattccaaaaaaaatgaaataaatcccACTAAATCATTAACTCCACTTCCTAAATAAAATGATATGTATTTTatcattaattatttataaaatcatatactaaattataatcctacaacttcttccccctaaaattttcccaccaaaatctatcataaataatcaattaatttaataacactaattattattaaatattaaatgtaaaatatatgaaataaaattaacCCTATAAAAACTAACCACTCACCACGTTTTCATTGATCAATTAACCACCTcttcccaaaaattattaaaaaataaattatactatttagtaaataaataacattttagTTGATTTGATTGAATAACACTAATtactattaaatattaaatataataaataaaataaaccctctatcattattaattataattacttaataatagttaaataaaaatagtattaCACCCCACTAACTCATTATTATTTatccataaaaaaatataaaaactattAACTCTATTAGTCAAAACTTCCCGCTAACTCAATTCACGATCAAACCtccatttatattaattattattaatgatttaagaaaattttattaaattaaaatatttagcaTGTTCTCCACACtccataaaaatgaaataaatcacACTAAATCATTAACTCCACTTCCTAAGTAAAATGTTACGTATTCTATCATTAATTAGTTATAAAATCATAtatatactaaattataatcctacaacttcttCCCCCTAAAATTTTCCCGCCAAAATCTatcataaataatcaattaatttaataacactaattattattaaatattaaatgtaaaatatattaaataaaataaaccctaaaaaaactaaCCACTCACCATGTTTAATTGATCAATTAACCACCTCCtcccaaaaattattaaaaaaaaatatactatttattaaacaaataacattttaattgattttattgaaTAACACTAATtactattaaatataataaatataataaacccTCTATCATTATTAATTATACAACTTCTTCCCCCTAAAATTTTCCCGCCAAAATCTatcataaataatcaattaatttaataacactaattattattaaatattaaatgtaaaatatattaaataaaataaaccctaaaaaaactaaCCACTCACCATGTTTAATTGATCAATTAACCACCTCCtcccaaaaattattaaaaaaaattatactatttattaaacaaataacattttaattgatTTGATTGAATAACACTAATtactattaaatataataaatataataaaccctctatcattattaattataatgacttaataataattaaataaaaatagtattaCATCCCACTAACTCATTATTatttatctataaaaaaaatataaaaactattAACTCTAATAGTCAAAACTTCCCACTAACTCAATTCACAATCAAACCtccatttatattaattattattaatgatttaagaaaattttattaaattaaattttttagcaTGTTCACCACACtccataaaaatgaaataaatccaACTaaatcattaacttcactccttAATAAAATGATACGTATTCtatcattaattaattataaaaaataatgcttTTCGAAAAAATAACtcctcaaatttttttttttacaaacaaaaATTCAACTTATATCATTAATCAAAAGGTGTCCAATACAAGTAGGAATCATATAAAAGGAACTACGCCTAGTCCAAGAATCGGTCGCCTTTGCTATAGCATGAGCAATCAAATTCGTTTGGCGTTTTACAAACTTTACCTCCAAGTTGGGAAAATTAAGCAACAAGTTATTAATAGAAGAACTAATAAGACTAAAATTCGAGCATCCTTGCTGGTTTAACATAATAGCTTGAACCGTTATTTGGGAATCACTTTCAAAAATGACATTCTCCATGTGTAACTCAATGGCACTATGGATAGCCTCTTTAAGAGCCAAAGCTTCAGCTTCAAGAATTGGGTAGTGGCAAAAATCCCAAGTTGCACCTGCAAAAATAAACGTCCCTATGTGATCTCTTATACACCAGCCCCTGTTGGTAGAACGCCGAATTGTATTAAAACCGGCATGAACATTGCATTTTATTCTACCTTCCACCGGCGGGAACCACGACTGAACCGGAGGAATATTTTCTGAATGGGCATTACTACTTTGCGCCGAAAACCACTCACTCCAATTACAAAAAGCATTCAAACCAAGCTTAGAAAACACATCATTATTCCAAATCAAATTATTACGGTTTTTCCACAAAAATTCAATCATAACCGCAACTCTACCCACGGTCAACTTGTCCTCCTTACTACAAAAGTCAAAAATAAGAGAGGTAATTTCATGGAAAGAAAGAATACGGGGATCAATGATATGGGACAAACCTGCTGCCTGCAAAACCGATTTGTAACCGAACACCCGAAAAAGACATGCCATGAATCCTCCAAAGAATGCTCACAAAAAGGACAAATATTGGGGCAAGAAACATGATGATGACGCAACCTCACCCTCGTCGGAAGACAATCCCCGCAAATTCTCCACAGTAAATGTTTCGTCCTTGGAGGGGCTTTAATGTTCCAAAGGCTACATCAATCCCCAATAACACCTACAATCACCGGACTAGAAAACTCCTTCCTCCACACCCTATAAcccgactgtcataccccaaaatttgcccacactttttaaaaaattcaaaacaattttaaaaattgagttttataaaaatcttgggttcatttacattgacatcctaaattttataaatattcaatttaaagtctattttaaaatataatagtttactcttaaaatgttatattttaataaatagaaaaatgtttgccTATGCTTcttacactttcaattggctttttatttcaaataaataacatagcacaattggtaaggaattaAGGCTTGTAAATAGAAGGTCACGAGTTTAATTCTTGCTTGGTGCATTTCtatgttttttaaacttttttttttctttttttgcacctggacgtatttggacacaagtacgtccagatTCTTAATCTTGGGGAGCAAAAAattccatgggcctttgggttgaatattttcctttttaggattgttttgacctaatttactTTCTATAAAAGGGCATCTCCACACCCTCTTTTCAATCATCAACAATTTTCGAAAACATCCACAACCGATTTCAGTCTCTTAcacttttcaaacttttttcaaaacctttcaaACTTTCTAcactttttggccaatgatgacgcTTGAGGCCGAGGCCTCCATATTATTTTAACCCtctcttatttttcattttgatcttttcctaattttaatttatgtgtGATTTTAATCCAATGATGAAAATATGATGTTGTTTTTAGGATATGTTTTTTTTCTAACAATTTTTAACCATCCCCACGCCTCTTGTCGACAAATTCAATTTGAAACATCTTTTTCTAAAGAGTCAtcctttttttttactaataacaCTTTTTTTACATGTTTTTTTTATACTTCATCACACCATTAACAAACCTTTTTGTTCCTTTTTACAAACTACAATTCATACATCCAAACTGAAACCTGTAATATTTCAGACCACAAGCCTCACCGAAGAatcatatttctaaattcaaaaaCGAGATTTCATTCTTTATCGATTCTTattccaaacaaaaacaaacaattcATGATTATCCAAGTTtataaatcaagaagaaattaagAAAATACATGTCGAAAGGTTAACAATCAAAATAAATTTCATGTTTTCGTCTTCTGTTGCTATGCAGGTACCGTTTCAATTCCATTTCAGATTGCAACTCAGACCAAGCCAACACGGCTCCAACGGAAAccgattcatcatcatcaacacgaACTCAAACCTTCGTCAACAACaacacactactagaaatactctattttcctgcggatttacctgcagatttaggctaaatttccgcaggaaacacgtttGCTGCggtttttcctgcggattttcctgcggatttacctgcgtaTATTTCTTGTAGTGACACCTGCAAAAGTGAACTACAGTCGACGCCGCCCTGGAGCTTGCCGTCGACGGCACACCACTGAGTCTTGTTCAACCACCGCGAACACAAGCTTCTCGTGCTTCCGATCTGAACCGCCACCATCCCGATCTCGCGCTTCCGGTAGAGCCATTTTATTCCACCGTTAATTTCTGTTTTATTTTCCTTAATTTGTATTGAAAAATTCGATCTTGGGTTTTAGAGGATGATGCGTGTGTTTTTCATGATGATGAGAGTCCTACCATGTTCTCTGCTTGTTCTCAGTTTTTTCATATAGCTGCTGTTTTGTGTTAGGATAAATTATAAGTCAATTAGGGTTATGTTTTTAATTGGGCTGGACTGGAATACCTAATAATTCTAAGGTTGTTTTAGTTTCTCAAATGaaatgaataataatattataCAGCATATGTTTTCAGGGGAATTTAAGAAACCGAAGCCGACGTATATAATGGCATTTTTTATCTTAGTCTAACCAAAACTAATACAAATTATTCTAACTGCATCAAACAtttttatacaatttaatttgttattaaaatAATCTTAAGTATAAGCATTTCTGTTAACTATTTTTTGTACTATTTCGAAGAAATAATGTTTGTATAACATTTGTAAATTGTGTTCGTTAATATATAGgctgttttgatttgaattttttttattaaatcgtATGTTCATAAAGTATCAAAAAATatcatttaatataattattgatccatatttgttcatatttctTACCGTTTTCTCATACATTATTTTTTGCTTTGTCTctaactttttgttttgattgtgaGGTACCACACTTGAGGCTCTTGGATATTTTTATGGACGTTTTATGACCGCTTTAATTCAAGTTTCTTGTAATAACGTAGTTCAATTCTTTCCCCGCATATTTTATACCTTTAAGTAACCGTTCATGGGTTGTAATAGCTCtaaattaggtttatttttcgCACCTTATATTATGTATctctcccaaagccatgtaatagtctAGGGCCTTTATTTTTCCGCTTTACTTTACGCACCTATAAACTGTTAtatactgcttagatgtatgttaggattgtatggcaagataacttACTTAAACGTTAAATCACTAACTAAGATTAAATATTTGAATCCAACACACATGtttggtgcacacactcacccttagggtacgcctctcttggttgccttcgaatataaggtcgtgtccctcgaaatgtagaggtactcattagcaaaggtccctcgatataaaatcgtcactaagtccctcgatgaccctcgactgttgcctacgaaaaagtgacgatcgtcccttcgaatttgctaaaggtacctctacttgttgccttcaaatgacctcgatgacccttcgatgacccgtacgtccaatataaacaaggatttcctacttctatatagtatggataatcctaggaactttaaaaagtatagaaaaagaccaactatttagggtagtgctcttaatctgccttgctcactaaaaaacatcttttcaatattctttcaaaaaTTAAGGCTAcacatttacgctaaagtccttatgcctcttttcaactcaaaacaaacaaacatgagctaagcaagttaagagcccgtagataactacggatgaaaagggtgcttgcaccttcccttttaataacttacccccgagcccgttttcttttaaaaaaaggtctttttctgcactttttacctttcctaacattggacaaaataaaagtcggtggtgactcatgctcaccgcaacattgttgcttataaaaataaaagtcagttcaccgagttacaccgACCTCACACTATATTCCCCATTTTGCTCCTCTCTCCAATTTCACCTATCTTCCTGCACCACTTCAACTAAAGGAACTTGAAGAATAACCTTCGCCTCTCCAGCACCCAACATCTCCCGGATTAACCCAACATTCCAGATTTTACCATGAGGAGATAGGAGATCATGAACAGACATGTCATACCCTTATCTCTGTGGGCCATTCAACATTACCTCTTTATTTCCCCTAAGCCAAGGAGATCCCATCAAAGGAACGTTCCTGCCATCCCGAATACTCCACCTACATCCAAGAGACAAAAGAGACCTAGCTTGCCAAACACTACGCCAAACAAAACTAGGATTGTTACTCAAATTTGCTTCAAAGAACGTTGAATTAGGAAAATACCTTGATTTAAAGATTCTGGAAACCAACGACTGAGGCTTGGATAAAAGAAGCCAACCCCGCTTAGCCACCATTGCCAAGTTAAAAGCCTTAAGACCCCGGAAACCAAGACCTCCTTCTTTTTTAGCACCTGTAAGTTTATCCCATGCCATCCATCTGATACAGTTATGATTGGTGCCACCTCCCCACCAAAATGAATTAAGCATTTTCTTGACATCAGAGACAATTCCATCAGGAAGGATAAACAAGCTCATAATATAGTAAGGTATAGATTGAAGCATCGACTTTATCATCACCTCTTTTCCTGCCCGAGAAAGAGGCCTACCTCTCCAAGAattaatcttcttccaaattctATCCTTCACGTAACTAAATGTGGCTTTCTTGCTCTGGCCAATAGCAGACGGGAGACCCAGATAGGTATCATTTCCCATAACATGACGCACTTACATGATACTAGCCAAATCTTCCTGAGCCGGATGGCTAATATTCCTGCTAAAAAACACCTCAGATTTTGATAAGTTAACGTCTTAGCCAGACGCATCCGCGTACACTCTAAGGATCTCCATAACATTGTGCACTTCAGAAAGATTAGCCctgcaaaaaagaaaacaatcgtcagcaaaaagtagatgggacacactaggtgcccctcTACAAATCTGAATCCCGTGGAGATCCCCACGAGCAACAACTCCATTGATGAGAGTTGAAAGACCTTCTGTGACAAGAATGAAGAGATAAGGGGATAGAGGGTCCCCCTGTCTCAACCCTCTCCCTGGCTGAATTGGACCAACAATATCCGCATTCACAAGAACAAAGTAATGCACCGATGAAACACACATCATCATCCATGTAATCCAAATTTTCGCAAACCCAATCGCTCCAACATCCCCCTCAAAAAACCCCAATCCACCTATCACACGCCTTACTGATATCAATTTTAAGGCCAAATTGAGAATTGTGACATGAAGTCCTGCTCTTAAGATTATGAATGATTTCAAAAGCTATCATAGCATTATCAATAATCGAACGACCTTCCACAAACGCCGATTGTTCCTCTCCAATACACTTAGCCAGACACTTCTTCAATCTATTAGCTAGGAGTTTAGAGAGAATTTTATAAACCACATTACATAACGAGATAGGCCGCAAATCACTCATACTGTTTGGGTTGCCATATTTTGGAATAAGACATATGTTGGTGTCGTTAAGAGTAGGCGTAAAATAACCTCTCTCAAGACAAACCTTCGCTTCCGAAAAAATATCTTCCCCACAAGTATTCCAGAATTTTTGATGAAACGCAAGATTACAACCATCCAGACCAGGGGATTTGTCCGGATGCATTTGAATCAAAGCCTCGTACATTTCCTCTTTTAAGATAGGAGCTGTAAGGAACATATTGTTAGAATCGGTAATAACAAGTTGCACCAAACCCAGGAATGGCGCATACGAACCTGACTTGGCAGCGAACAGCTTATCAAAATACTGCCTAGCAACCTCACACAACCCAGCTTGATCTCTAATCTCAGTTTGTAATTCATATGTAAGCATTTTAATTTTATGGACATTACGACGCACCGTAGCCGACCGGTGAAAGAACTGAGTGTTGAGATCACCGTTTCGGAGCCAATGCATTTTTTCCCGTTGATGCCAGTAAGTGTCGTCCCGAATAAGAATTTTATTATACTCATTATGTGCTTCCATATAGCGATCAGCATTCACCGGATCAACACTGCCATGAAACAATTCCAACTGGGCACGAATACAATCCCTTTCCTCATTCTTCTGCCTAGCTCGACACCTGTGTCAGCGCTGCAGCTCAGCGGCACAACCCGTAAGCTTCTCAACAACCGAGTGGGTATCAGCAGCCAACCAACCCTCATCAACAACCTCTGACACTC contains these protein-coding regions:
- the LOC131625074 gene encoding uncharacterized mitochondrial protein AtMg00310-like; this encodes MGNDTYLGLPSAIGQSKKATFSYVKDRIWKKINSWRGRPLSRAGKEVMIKSMLQSIPYYIMSLFILPDGIVSDVKKMLNSFWWGGGTNHNCIRWMAWDKLTGAKKEGGLGFRGLKAFNLAMVAKRGWLLLSKPQSLVSRIFKSRYFPNSTFFEANLSNNPSFVWRSVWQARSLLSLGCRWSIRDGRNVPLMGSPWLRGNKEVMLNGPQR